Proteins co-encoded in one Arachis hypogaea cultivar Tifrunner chromosome 11, arahy.Tifrunner.gnm2.J5K5, whole genome shotgun sequence genomic window:
- the LOC112723057 gene encoding probable serine/threonine-protein phosphatase 2A regulatory subunit B'' subunit TON2, whose translation MYSGSSDGEAHDPPQRKIPPASSMLWVRNLRRFIGSGAGLGSEALMELETKRILLDIFKEKQKKSAEAGTIPSFYKKKPEEGSISHRVQRLAKYRFLKKQSDLLLNADDLDAMWVCLRENCVIDDATGAEKMNYEDFCHIASVCTEQIGPKCRRFFSPSNFMKFEKDEQGRIAILPFYLYVMRTVSLTQARIDMSELDEDSDGFLQPHEMEAYIRGLIPNLAQLRDMPEAFVQMYCRIAAHKFFFFCDPHRRGKACIKKVLLSNCLQELMELHQESEEEVTDTEQAENWFSLTSAQRICDMFLALDKDASGSLSKQELREYADGTLTEIFIERVFDEHVRRGKGGSGNAREMSFESFLDFVLALENKDTPEGLTYLFRCLDLQGRGYLTTADIHSLFRDVHHKWIEGGNYELCIEDVRDEVWDMVKPADPLKITLADLLACKQGGTVASMLIDVRGFWAHDNRENLLQEEEEPEEE comes from the exons ATGTACAGCGGCTCCAGCGACGGCGAAGCCCATGACCCCCCTCAGAGGAAAATCCCTCCCGCTTCCTCCATGTTATGGGTCCGTAACCTTCGCCGTTTCATCGGATCCGGTGCCGGCCTCGGATCCGAAGCCTTGATGG AGCTTGAAACGAAGAGGATTTTGCTCGACATTTTCAAAGAAAAGCAGAAGAAAAGCGCGGAAGCTGGTACGATTCCAAGTTTCTACAAGAAG AAACCCGAAGAAGGATCAATCAGTCATAGAGTACAGCGATTGGCAAAGTACAGGTTTCTGAAG AAACAATCAGATCTTTTACTGAATGCTGATGATTTGGACGCAATGTGGGTTTGCTTAAGAGAAAATTGTGTAATAGATGATGCTACTGGCGCTGAGAAG ATGAATTATGAAGACTTTTGCCACATAGCCTCTGTATGTACAGAACAAATTGGTCCAAAATGCCGACGCTTTTTTAGCCCTTCAAACTTCATGAAGTTTGAGAAGGATGAACAAGGAAGAATTGCCATTTTACCCTTTTACCTTTATGTGATGCGTACA GTTTCTCTTACACAGGCAAGAATAGATATGAGTGAACTCGATGAGGACTCTGATGGTTTCCTTCAGCCACAT GAAATGGAGGCATATATACGAGGTCTTATCCCCAACTTGGCACAATTACGTGATATGCCAGAAGCCTTTGTTCAAATGTATTGTCGTATTGCTGCACAcaagtttttcttcttttgtgatcCTCATAGACGAG GAAAAGCTTGCATCAAGAAAGTGTTGCTTAGTAATTGTCTCCAAGAACTAATGGAGCTTCACCAG GAAAGTGAAGAAGAAGTCACAGACACAGAACAAGCTGAAAACTGGTTCTCTTTGACTTCTGCTCAACGTATTTGTG ATATGTTTCTTGCCCTTGATAAAGATGCAAGTGGGTCATTGAGCAAGCAGGAGCTTCGAGAATATGCAGATGGGACTCTGACAGAGATTTTTATCGAGAGAG TATTCGATGAACATGTTCGCCGAGGAAAGGGTGGTAGTGGAAATGCCCGGGAGATGAGTTTCGAGagtttcttggactttgttctggCTTTAGAAAACAAAGACACTCCAGAGGGGTTGACATACTTATTCCGGTGTCTTGATCTTCAAGGAAGGGGCTACCTAACTACAGCTGATATTCACTCCCTTTTCAG GGATGTGCACCATAAATGGATTGAGGGTGGCAACTACGAACTTTGCATCGAAGATGTGAGGGATGAAGTGTGGGATATGGTTAAGCCGGCAGATCCCCTTAAGATTACATTGGCTGATCTACTGGCCTGCAAACAGGGCGGAACCGTGGCCAGCATGCTCATCGATGTGCGCGGTTTCTGGGCTCACGACAACAGAGAAAATCTACTTCAGGAAGAAGAAGAGCCAGAGGAGGAATAA